The following proteins come from a genomic window of Dreissena polymorpha isolate Duluth1 chromosome 1, UMN_Dpol_1.0, whole genome shotgun sequence:
- the LOC127832571 gene encoding uncharacterized protein LOC127832571, which produces MLARLAKKISNEYSKRRTTSSPLKKTFYRDIGDGSVTPFASLPIRQYNLSPGTLKGSVRKGGLETLGANTRIQMPSQCRGNANHADLIIAVPGSSKVPELEFQSFEENLIDLLRHFSIEPNEFNIGLILYGENAIRIAAPQPFKTRTQINTRVTLLTQRMQHLHALGSYNNVAKAIEAMIDMFIHPPAGYNPQILRPASRHIGIFFTYGPSKPTNVRSVIEAATKAKAANILMYALAANGTSEDFPQIATDYCRLFSMAGFEDGLPYAIPDLGSGICSELDPAVTVTAENCFPRGYSKAPRIGVSCQVEGNMMQADPNNCAYYFQCEYFDKNPKRVRCALNTLYDPLTFNCNSLENVACYNDLTCPTEKPGLYPHPMECNKYLNCFNDFIPHVQTCPAGQVFDSVNRVCNETASGACIMQH; this is translated from the exons ATGTTAGCTCGACTGGCAAA GAAGATCTCCAACGAATACTCGAAGAGAAGAACAACCAGCAGCCCGCTGAAGAAGACATTTTACAGAGACATTGGTGATGGATCGGTCACGCCATTCGCAAGCCTTCCAATACGACAATACAATCTCTCACCTGGAACCCTCAAGGGAAGTGTGAGAaagggcggcctagaaacacttGGCGCCAATACCCGGATACAGATGCCAA GTCAGTGCCGGGGTAACGCGAACCATGCGGACCTCATCATCGCGGTGCCGGGCTCGAGCAAGGTGCCTGAACTTGAATTTCAGAGCTTTGAAGAGAATCTGATCGACCTGTTGAGACATTTCTCAATCGAGCCGAACGAGTTCAACATCGGTCTGATTCTTTATGGAGAAAACGCCATAAGGATTGCGGCACCTCAGCCTTTCAAGACTCGCACACAG ATCAACACCCGAGTGACTTTGCTCACACAGCGGATGCAGCATCTACACGCCCTCGGGTCCTATAATAACGTTGCCAAGGCGATCGAAGCTATGATTGAC ATGTTCATCCATCCACCAGCCGGGTACAATCCACAGATATTGCGCCCCGCCTCTCGGCATATCGGCATTTTCTTTACGTACGGACCCTCAAAGCCCACAAATGTCAGGAGCGTCATCG AAGCCGCCACCAAGGCCAAGGCGGCAAACATCCTTATGTACGCACTGGCCGCTAACGGTACCAGCGAGGACTTCCCCCAGATCGCCACGGACTACTGCCGCCTCTTCTCCATGGCAGGATTTGAAGACGGCCTTCCTTATGCCATCCCGGATCTCGGCAGTGGCATTTGCTCAG AATTGGACCCGGCCGTAACTGTAACCGCTGAGAATTGCTTCCCAA GAGGCTACTCGAAGGCGCCACGTATAGGCGTCTCCTGTCAGGTGGAGGGCAACATGATGCAGGCCGACCCCAACAACTGCGCCTACTACTTCCAGTGCGAGTACTTCGATAAGAACCCAAAGCGTGTGCGATGTGCGCTCAACACACTGTACGACCCGTTGACGTTTAACTGCAACTCGCTCGAAAACGTCGCCTGCTACAACGACCTGACTTGCCCGACGGAGAAGCCCGGCCTGTACCCCCACCCCATGGAGTGCAACAAGTACCTCAACTGCTTCAATGACTTCATCCCACACGTGCAGACGTGCCCGGCAGGTCAGGTATTCGACAGCGTCAATCGGGTCTGCAACGAGACCGCTTCCGGCGCGTGCATCATGCAGCATTAA
- the LOC127832492 gene encoding collagen alpha-1(XIV) chain-like: MKISLELCVAFVACVSFVNAQCAGKADLIILIPGSDSVPGHEFFPFERFLINLISFFQIDADNANVGLILYGREPVAISWPQPMKTHKQTNTRITLMCQRATYAEQMRGGNDVASAINLMRQMFSNTSGNTGQPHREGVKQIGVVFTYDGVEPELREVVINATEAAKAEGIVLYGVGKGNPGPEFSSIGSDYCKSFSMGRFIDGLPSVLAFLGSSICSEMDPYVNATEGNCFPQLYQSKEAEPVTCDRQSYLFPDPENCAYYYHCLFRRPVQERCPIDMLFDPIAKSCNYKDYVSCYTDIKCHKQNGLFAHPTDCSKYVNCFDFRPYVQSCPPGLWFDVSVGGCDTASNVACSNSV, from the exons ATGAAGATATCTCTGGAGCTGTGTGTTGCCTTCGTTGCTTGCGTGTCATTTGTGAACG CACAATGCGCCGGAAAAGCCGACCTCATTATCCTGATCCCTGGCTCAGACAGTGTTCCTGGGCACGAGTTCTTTCCCTTTGAAAGGTTTCTCATCAACCTTATCAGCTTTTTTCAAATCGACGCTGATAATGCTAACGTGGGTCTCATTCTGTATGGCCGGGAACCAGTAGCCATCAGCTGGCCGCAGCCGATGAAAACTCACAAGCAGACGAACACGCGAATTACGTTGATGTGTCAGCGCGCGACATACGCAGAGCAGATGAGAGGCGGAAACGACGTCGCTTCCGCTATCAATCTTATGCGACAAATGTTCTCAAATACTTCCGGAAACACTGGACAGCCGCATCGTGAAGGTGTAAAGCAGATTGGCGTCGTTTTCACGTACGATGGCGTTGAACCGGAATTACGTGAGGTCGTAATTAATGCCACGGAGGCTGCAAAGGCCGAGGGTATAGTTCTGTACGGTGTTGGAAAAGGGAACCCGGGCCCCGAGTTTTCATCGATTGGATCTGACTATTGCAAATCATTCTCGATGGGGCGTTTCATAGATGGGCTTCCTAGCGTCTTGGCGTTTCTCGGAAGCAGCATTTGCTCTGAAATGGATCCTTACGTCAACGCAACGGAAGGGAACTGCTTCCCAC agtTGTACCAGAGCAAGGAAGCCGAGCCAGTGACTTGCGACCGTCAGTCCTATCTATTTCCGGACCCCGAAAACTGCGCCTACTATTATCACTGCCTCTTCCGGCGTCCCGTGCAGGAGCGCTGCCCCATCGACATGCTCTTCGACCCGATCGCAAAGTCATGTAACTACAAGGACTACGTCTCATGTTACACCGACATTAAGTGCCACAAGCAAAACGGTCTATTTGCCCACCCGACCGATTGTAGTAAATACGTGAACTGTTTCGACTTCAGGCCTTACGTACAGTCGTGCCCACCGGGTCTCTGGTTTGACGTCAGTGTCGGAGGATGCGATACGGCATCGAATGTCGCCTGCTCTAACTCAGTTTAA